Genomic DNA from Lepeophtheirus salmonis chromosome 9, UVic_Lsal_1.4, whole genome shotgun sequence:
TCCTTTGATGTATATTATCCTTTCATAATTGATAAAGATCCTATTATTCAACTTAATACTTCTCAAAACTACTTACGCATTCCTAAAAATATCCAAAGTTGTTTACTCAGGTAAGTGAGGATCCATCTGCATCCCATCTTCGAAGTACATGGACCTCcatcatttattaattgtttctaatttttatatcaaagatCCAAAAGGAATGCAACTGATCCAAGGCTCATTACGACTATCTGTAATGAGTTTGAGTTGAGACCTTGTTTCAGAAATGAAGTTGATATTTCAATGGTGGACAAGTCCTTCGAATTCATTAACATTACATTTAATAGTTCCTTAATCCTTCCTCTCAATGTGACAATAAAGTGCTTACTGGACGCAAAAGTGCCCATGAAGGGCTTAGACTTTTTCGTGGAAATGAGAATTCTGTATGACCCACCAAATAAATATGCACGCATGAAAGGCATCAGACTTTCAGGCTATGGATTTGAtgttacaattttaattatatccgtatttgttattgtattttGGATAAATGCAATGGTTCTATTAATGAGAAGAAGAAGACCTAACAGATTCCTAGATTTTAAGACAAAACAAAGTAGGATAAATTTCTTCAGTAATAAAAAGCGCTGTGATAAATTGGATAAAGCCATAAGAAACATAAAAACCTTTCCTGGGTGGgcaaaagaaagatattttgatattgCACGAATTGAATTTGGTCAAGAACTGGGAAGGGGTATGTTTGGAGTGGTTAAAAGAGGAAAACTTTCGGATGGACCCTACAGAAAGTATGTTCTTCGAATTTAGAGGAGAGGCCTGAACTCGAGTCAAATCACAGTACTCAAgtcaaatgatttaattaaggTTTCAAGTCCCCTCGAGTCACAAATCTCAAACAATTTACTCCCCGGTGAAAATGGTaggtatttgtttatttgactCGAAAGGACTAAATCAAGTTGATTGACACTTTTCGACTAGTCTATAGACTTGAATCCTGTCACTCAAGTTCACACCTCTGCTGTGaataaccaaaaattataatttgtatgtttCAGATGGGACGTTGCAATGAAGGAATCCTCTGAAGATAGAGATGAGGACTTATTAGCCGAAGGAAAAATAATGTCTGTAGTTGGATATCATGATCATATTGTTAATCTTCAATGTGTTTCATGGAACATGAGaggaaacttttatttgattttagaatACTGTCATAATGGATGCATCATTGATCTCCTTCAACGAGAGGCAAACAATTTTTTACCTCAAAATCCGAGCAATAGTTTCTACTCTGTTGAGACACTCTTGATATGGTCAAGACAAATATCGTCAGGAATGGAATTCCTAGACTCTAAAAATGTTATCCATGGAGATTTAGCAGGAAGAAATATTCTTTTGAGTCTAGAATATGCCGCTAAAATCTCTGATTTTGGTTTGTCTCATACATTATATCAagattttaattacaaaaagctAACTAAAATGATGTTGCCAATCATTTGGATGGGCCCTGAAACTCTAAAGAAAGgaacaataactaaaaaaagtgATGTATGGGCATTTGGAATTCTGCTGTGGGAAATATTCACGCTGGGTAAGCGACCCTATGAAGGTGAGAATCTTATATTGTCTTAACATCCctcaatataattcaaatttattccgAATAGGGTTTTCCGATGAACAAATTCAAGCACAAATTAGTCAGGGCATATGTTCATTGCAAAAACCTCAATTATGTCCCGATGATCTTTGGCACCTCATATCCTCGTGTTGGAGACTCGAACCAGCTCAAAGGCCTAATTTTCAATACcttaaaaatacaatagatAAGCTGATTGACAATGGATCAAATCAACAAAGGGAAATAGAAGAGGGAATCAAGTCTATGAAGAAAAGATTCTTCGATAATCCAGGCTATATGATGACGCAAGTGTGATCTTGTATtccttctaaaaaataacagtcatatgttaattaatatatatctatattcatataataagtacaaataaataaaaatatatatttattaaaaaaattaataggagAAACATTTGGATAAATAATCACTTTTGTTGCAAAACTTCTACACTATGCAAATCGACTCACCATACTGAAAATcgtaaaatttgaacaaatatttgcGAGTGTTTAAAAGAAGTATATATACAATCAGAACTAAACTCTATATTTTTCCAGTAGAACATGGATAATTTATGTCAAACTAAGATAAACTTGTACTAGTTCAATAAAATCACTATATCATGCCATATCATCTTCATGCGATAATAGCCGTTCATGAACATTCCAGATATtccaaaatttaagaaaatagcatgatcagtattttatattttcttgtaaaaaaaataataacaaaatccaaataaacatttcgaaatattatgacaaatgcATCAAGTTTTTTAAGAGAtcgttgataaaaattaattataaagaaagttACGGTTCTAAAACATTAAAGTATATGTACTATggtgaaatttttaaaaacatttaaaacatgATGGACGATCTTCCTCCAGGAGGATTTCTAATACGAATTTGAGGCTTAGCATCTATAGCAGGCCTATTTCCAGTCTCTTTTTCAACATCTGGATGACCTCCAAGATCAATAGATGGGCGTTTTACGatcatttctttttcttggCATTTGCTTTCATCAATGAACATATCTTCTTTTGTTCTTTGAACAGGAACTTCTTCACTATTGCGTCGTTCATCTGCTTCTTGGACTTTATTATACACATATGGGGAATATGGGGCGTTAGGAATAAAACGACCGGATCCAGTACATACTCGAAGTCCTTCCTCTGGACTATTAACGATTTTTCCACCACAGATAACAGTTTCAGGAATCCCATGAAGTGTCATACCTTCAAAGATGTTAAAGTCAACATTATATTGATGTGTCTCAGCAGAAACTGTTTTAACAGTATTAGGATCCCAAATCACAATATCAGCATCAGATCCAGGAGCAATTACACCTTTTTGAGGATATATGTTAAAGATTTTTGCTGCGGTGGTGCTGGTTACAGCTACAAATCTTTCTGGAGACATATTACCACCATACACTCCATTTTCCCAAATAATACTCATCCGTTCTTCAACACCATTAACTCCATTTGGAATTTTAGTGAAATCATGCAGCCCCATTGCCTTTTGCTTAGAATTAAAGGTACAATGATCAGTACCTGTACAATCCAATTCGCCTCTAGTTAAAAGATCCATCAAAAAAGCAGGTGTAGAAGGATCCTCTCTCAGTGGAGGACTCAACACGTAGCCAGCTGCGTGTCTCCAACATGAATGATAGTAATGTTGTCCATCGCATGCCAAAGAAGCAGCAATAGGTTCACCAAATACAACTGCCCCTCTGTTACGATGCCTAATAATTGTTTCGGCGGCAGGTTTTCCCATAACGTGAACCACATACAGTGGACATTTTACTTGATTAGCAAGAGTACAAGCTCTGAACACTGCTTCAGTTTCAATATCTTCTGGACGAGACAAAGGATGACCTTCTGGTCCTGTAATCCCTTTTGCTAAAATTCGTTGCTGATTCTCAGCAATAGCCTCTCCATTTTCGGCATGAACCTGCGCAAGACCTCCGACAGCTCTGCAAGTTTTCATACACTCTAACATTTCATCATTGGTGAGCATAAATATGTCCTTGTAAGccataaacattttaaatgaattaattccaaATGTATCTGAACAAATCTTGGACATTTCATGGCGAACATCTTCATTCCAATGCGTTACTGCCATGTGCAAACTATAATCACAGCATACGCGTCCATCAGCTTTTGTTCTCCACTTGTTATACGCCTCAATTAGGGATTCCcctattacaaaatattgtttaattacaaaattaatactcttTATAAACCTGTCATTGATTTACCTTTAGCGGGTATAACAAAGTCTATCACCATGGTTGTTCCACCAGCCAATGCAGCCTTGGTTCCAGTGTAGAAATCATCAATTGATTTTGTACCCATGAAAGGCATCTCAAAGTGGGTATGGGTATCGATCCCTCCAGGCATTACTAGTCGTCCAGTTGCATCAATTACCTTTGTACCTCCAGGTATATCTAAATTCTGGCCAACTTTGGTGATAAGTctataaaagaagaaacatcATATCAAGCCTGGATACATTACTATACCTATAAGCATTTGTTACTTACCGATCCTCAATATATACATCCGCACGGAATATTCCATCTTCATTGACTACGTCGCCTCCTTTAATAATGAGCCGATTTTGTGAGCTTTGTAGATGAAGTGGAACCTTCTTGACGTGGGGTTGTTCATTCATATTGTAATATTAGTccaaaagtatttgaataaacttaaatagacaataattgaaaattgttaATAAGGTATTTTAGCGTTGCTACAACCCCCCTTTATACCAAAAGATTcttaagtcaaaaaataattttttatatatataataaaaataaacctaatgatataataattaatagatatataacgccattgataatttttggtctaagaagaaggtgcataaaatatgaccagtgggtatgtaaaaataaaagaaactaaaaatgaatttagtaatcctgacaatttgaagaatgtttggaaggagaacaGTGTAGCTGTCATTCCGttatattagatcagctgcatgCAGTcttgagaggaaggaaataaacacaaatcacaCTCCGTATATAGAAATAACATATAGGCGGGAAtcactccgatatcgatcctcaatcctactccgagttcaataaggacttacactaaTAACTTCCTAGCTAAACCTCATGGTCACTCACCGTCTTTCATGGGCACATGCTCAAGTTATCACTTCATTATACTTAAATcctctctcttcaataattaaataatacggATAACATTTCATACCCAAACATTGATTGGTTTATCAATtcaatctatataataattaacagttggcagCAAGATCAGCACAAAAGGCTActgccaaatgtttttgttccgtGTTTACGGTCGAGGTTGAGATTGGATAAAAAAACAAGTCGTTCTTATTATCGAGAATTGTTAACAGCTTAACAGGGATTCATTTTAATTCAAGCAATgaacattcagaacactgattaggagaaaagaagcagaaacatccaCAGCTGAGAACAAAATAACCGCGTAGATTTCTCTGTAAACGAGGTAGCGTGAAAACGTGAACATTAAGACAAAATAACGATAATTAAATAGAGATCCAGTGACATAAACTACAATTAAAAATGCCGTGGATATTGATGCTGAGCCTGATTATCCATTTGTATGGAGCCCAGAAAGGCGAAGCCATCCTAGCATACGATTGCTCACAAACATATCCCCCGGCACTTACTACTACTCAATGGAGCAAACTGATAATTGCAAGAAAAGGGCCCCAGGGAAACTCTCCTCTAAAGACGTACACGGCCTCCTATTAGAGCTAATCAAGAAAACAACACACAATGTTCAGAAATGTACTGTTCTATCAATCTCCCGACGACTCAACTGTGAGAATAATACTTCTATTACTCCATTGGAGTGGGAGACTCAAGAGCACATCTCAGGTTCCCAGTGTTTGCAACTAGTTGAAACAGGAGTTGTTGTTTATGAAGGACATacaattcatttaaaagaaacacCACAAGTCATCTTGAGATCTTCCAAGCAACTACTAAAGGACGGAGGATGTAACAAGAGTGTTATGGAGAAAACCTTTAATATTAGCGTTCTGACCACACAAATTAATATCTTAAGGGATAATAACGGAAATGTTGAGGAGATAATGGACTTGAATGGAGAGGTATACACTGCTTTCTATGATAATTATGCCGTCTCTAATGCTGGTGGTGTTATCTTATTACCCAAGCACACAAGGTCAGAAGGGGCTGTTGAGCGATTGTATGAGGGTCCTGCTGTAGTTGTCAAGTACTTCGATGATGTTGAGATCCTTTACATTCCAGACACTAATTCAGCGATGGAGATATATAGTAATGAGTTAAACCTCCTAGGATATCCTGTTAAGAAAACTAGCAATCCTTATATATATTGGTTTCCTGGGGAAAACTTCCCAATATCCTTGGGCGGGCCAGTAAATTCAGCTAACCTAAATTATGTGATAACAGGATTGACTTCATATCAAATCAAGAACGATATTCAACACGAAGCAGCTCTTTTGTACACTTATAAAGGACTTTGTCGACTAGAACAAAAGATGAGAGATTTAGCGTATAAGTTCCAATCTTTATCTAATGAGAACTTTGCACTTCTTCTCTTGGGGTCCCGTGGTTATTCTGCACAAGTTTCGGGTGATACTATTTCAGTCTATCCCTGCAGAGCTACAGAATTTAAATTCAAGCCGAGGTCAACCTGTTTTGATAAGGTTCCCATTCAAATTAATGGATCGAAAGTACCAGCTTACTTGAACTCTGAAACCCACACAATTCACTGGGAGGCCTCCAGCATGGATTGTAATGATCCTGAATTACCAGTTATCAGACTAGGAAAAGATTTCATTAAGTTTTCTCCTGATAGGACTATTGTATCAGGGAAGGCTTTACCATCATTAATCGAAATGCCCATTCTACAGACAAGTTTCTCTCACAGGAAATACGAAGCCCAACTTATGGATGTTGTCGATAGAAGGGCAACACACCAAAGTATATTATTGAAGCCTTTATCATCATGGACTGAAATGCCAGTTTTAGACTCTAAATTCTCTAGCAGAAAACTCAACGACCACGCAATAATAAGTCCAAAATTAGATAGACCAACTTACTCtgacaagaaaaaagaaacccaaCTCATGGTAGGTGTCGATAGAAGGACAATGCTCCAGAAGATATCTTTGAGGCATTTATTATGGATTGAACCGCCAGTTCTGAGTAGTAAATTCTATGGAAGAAGAATCTATGACTCATTAATACATTCCCAATTAAATAAAAGGCCTTTCTCTAGTAACAAATACATACCCCAACCGAGATTCCCAACTCGGATTGAGGAGGTTCATCCTACGATTGAATCATTTAGTCTAGTTAAAAGGACAACCCACCAAATTACATCAGATAATCTCCAATATATATTGACAACTACAGTTACATTCATCTGGTTGATCACTCTCTCCATTGcagttttgtataaaattggATTTCGGCCATTCCATAATTGCGTCAGATCTTGTTGTTCGAAGAACAGGAAAGATCTAAAGGATTTGGAGGCATATCCAAAATCTGAACCCGTAGGACTATCCTCAATAGCTCCTACCAGCCAGGAAAACCATTACTccatagtattataatttaattgctttatttttcattgaaattatatgACCTCTGTTATGTTTTCAACCCCGATTGGAATTCgagaatatattgatttataatctTAGAGGGCGATTAATTCCGCTTTAACTTAAGATTCAATTCCTTAACaaaattatagttcattatgtggtcaaatatatttaaatcaatcgatttttttcgatttaaaaaaaataatttaagtcgtgaagtaaaaaatgatctttattattatatgcaactaaaagaagcagaaaagaTAAGGTATATAATGAATATGTATCAAGAAATAcatgaaaatgaatatattatgtatgtaacaatatttaagaaatataacaactgttgaaactttttgaattagtAGTCTTAGTATGAATGTTATATCCTCAgaagtttgattaattttttaaagcttagATAAGCGTTGAATGATAAAAGATAATCTTGTGTCAGACAGTAGACAACATTCGTTAAATACTAATCTACCAGAAACCACCACAAGATTGTCCACCAGGAGGTTCCCTAACTCGTACTGTTGGTGCTCTTGGATTAGCAGGAGCCTGACCCACATCCACATCTGGGTTATTAGGGtgtgaatttaaattaaagttagaTTCGTGTTGACTTGGAACAGGCGCAGGATGAGTCTGCACTGGAGTTGGAGGCCCCGGAATATCCTCTTCATTATCATCTTCGTCTTGAATTCCATTTAATTTCGGAGGCAATGCATTCATATCTTCAACTGAACGCTCAACGGGTTCGAAGTTGAGATTTAATTGGGACTCCCTTTCCTTGAGTTTATCAAACACAATAGAAGGAAAGGGGTTACAGGGCAAGTATTTACCATATCCTTGCATGACTCTTAAATTTCCATCTTCTAGCATAATTCTTCCACCGCAAACGACAAATTCAGCGCTTCCTTTGGTTTCAataccttcaaaaatattaaaatctgtCTTGAGAAGATGAGTTTGtgctgaattaattttcacTTGCTCAGGATCCCAAATAACGATATCCGCATCTGAGCCGACAGCAATACATCCTTTGTCAGggtaaagatttaaaatttttgcaggAGTACTACTTGTCACAGCCACAAATTGACATGGAGTCATAGATCCATTTTTTACGCATTTGTCCCAAAGGAGAGACATTCTTGACTCAGCACCATTAACACCTTCTGGGATTTctctaaaatcatttttcccTAAAGCTTTTTGCTTATAATTAAAAGTGGAATGCTGACTAGCAATAACATCCAAAGAACCGTCAGCAAGGCCTTGACAAAGATCGTCGGAAGCACCACATCGTAGTGGGGGACTACACACATGTGCAGCTGCATGTCTCCAACTTTTACTTCTGTATTCATCCCCACTCGCTCCGATACCAGCAGTTAATGTTTCACCGAAAATAATACTACCTTTTTGCTTTTTAGAGGCTACAATTTTGGCAGCCTCGGGACTCATGATGTTGGCCAcatataaaggaaaatttaattgacTTGAAAGGGTGGTTGCTCTCATGGTACCCTCCGTTTCAGTGAACTCAGAATGGACTAAAGAGTATCCTTCTGGACCTTTGATCCCCTTTTCAATCACTTTCTTCTCATTGAAGGCAATGAGCTCACGGGATTCACATTGGACCTGAAGTAAAGCTCCCAATTTAGTACAAGTTTCCATTGCATCAATCAAAAATGCATCTCCTCCCTCAGCATCTTTCATGGAAACGAAAAAGGCGTTGACCCCATGTTCTTTAACTAGAGACTCCATCTCTACTTTTTTGCTTTCATTCAAAGaatttagctttattttaaAAGCATAGTCACAACATGATTTTTCCTCAGCCCAGGCCTTCCATTTCTTGAGGGATTCAATCAAGGTTTCATCTTCTGAAGGCACAACGCAGTCCACAACAGTAGTTGTTCCATCGTTAATTGCAGCCTTCGTTCCTCGATAATAGTCATCGATGGTTTGAGTTGAAGCGTTTGGGGATTGGAAGTGGACTCTATAAAAAGGATACTACTCTAATATCTCAACTCACTCATCAATGTAATTGAAAGTTTATCCTCCCTTCatactaattaataatgaaaagtcCATTTCATATCAACAGAAAATCAGAATAGGCAACAAAACacgaaaaaaagtataataaatttttgaacttcTTGTTCATTTGGACTCATCTATTCGGAccttcaaatatcaaatattccTATGCAATTTTCTAGCTGATCTAAGTGCACGTTTAAAAGATTTGAGAATGAACTCtacgaaataattaataaaccctttttaaaagaaaatcaaagcaAGTGAGATGGATAAAAGAGTAGGGAATATATAGAATTTTGCCTCATATCAATTCCTCCAGGGAGAACCATTTTCCCCATGGCATCAATGATTCGAGTACCTCCAGGAATAATAAGATGATTGCCAATGAGCTTAATCATCCCTTCCTCGACATAAATGTCTTGTTGGGAAACACCGTCCTCATTCACAATGGATCCATTTTTTATAAGGAGACGATTAGCAGCACTTTGAAGATGAATCGGAACTTTTTTTAGAGGAGGCGTCATGATGCAAGGAAATGGTTGAAGTGGATTGTAATGGATTCAAACTTTCAGTCGAATCTCTTTCTCctctttggaaatttttattatgttcctacagtttaaatatttcatgtatgtatgtaccatATAATGAAATAAGGAGGAAACAGCGCCTGCTAAACCGGCGTCCTAACTCCCTCAATCCAAGTACAGGAACAATTCACTCAAGTATGTTATATGCAGGTATATATAATTTCGTTTATTAAATGGAGTATACATTTGAAGTGCTGGAATTATTTActtcattcattatatttatatataatctccATAATGAAAAACGATATATACGATGAGTTGTACTGTTTGGAGGATGTAGGGAGGATTCAGGTAGGGATATTCCTGGATATTTCCTTTGTACTTAGGGAAACACCCCCTGAGAGGAAGTTTGAGAAACAGGCGTGTATTATATTATGAACGACAAAGGGAGAAGAACAAATCTTCTCTATAACAACCTTTCTCAGCCTCCATTTATTTTCTCCTAATATTTTCCCCACCCATATTTTGATCCCTTCGCTATTTATAGAAAACATACTAAATACACAATGAATATACTCCAATTACACAATCCTCAAACATAACGATATAACAACTATTATTGAGAGTCaacttttatagaaaatgaTTATGCAAGAAGGAATATAGAATACATGTGTATGTACAATCATCATATGCACAAAACGTCGCAATTCAAGCGTTGATAAGACTATATTCGAAgctcatacatttattttcatatgaagatttaaaagttatttatatatttattatatagttaatatttggtatattttttttaacagaagaaTGATTTCAATATAACTTGAAGTTCCAAATTGGACAAATAGTcattaacaaaatacataatataatttgtgcTTTTTGTAATGGAAATACTCAATTACACAAAACTATCATAACACcatcaacaaataatataatggtGGCTATGcatgtataaaataaacttatgtgGAAGTGAGATAGATTCTAATTTTAAGCAATGATCAGAGATTCTTATAACCAAGACAGATCTATTTAGACTAAATGTAGAGATATTCTAGAAGCATTATTTGTTAGTAGATGATGGTATTATGATAAATAGTATAAcagttattgattattttaattaaataagatgtTCTGGACGTGCTACTCAGTTATCACAAATAAATGTAAGAGACAATACTTGTTAAAATACTAAGCCATATAcgcttataaaatttatattttgtttcatattatttttagttttattatgtaaaaatatatattaattattcaagcaAACATTCAATCTATAGGGAGAATATAATTGGACTAAGCTATTAGTCTGGAATCCCCGCCTTTAAAAACTTTtcgtaagaaaaataaataaatatcttgggATAAAGTAACAATGAGTAGATGGTTCAAGTAACTGCATATATAgaacattttcactgacgttatACAttccatcataattgaaggagacaccaCCTTGGGggctcaaaattgatatttttactacctacaatgaacaaatttccaattctTGATTAAATTCTATCAAAtggatttaagaataaaaaagacttaacatctgTATTGACTACTACTTGTTGGAATGATAAACAGTGACATAtacattaaatcaaaataatatgtagcgGATGTTctaggataattatataaaaatatctttattctttctgtaatagttaaatttaattaccATATAGAAATGAGaatgtataacgatgtaataacatatttttaatacattttaaggtcAAGTACATAATAAAACTAGGTGATAGAGGGATTCATTCTTGATATAGAGTAAggtttaaatctttttattcgttggtcccattttgaaattaaatagtgTTTTCATTGTTagaaaacttggttgtttagccCCCACAATGACTGACAGCAACAAAGCTGACGTCACAGAAAAAAACACTCTATACATATAGATATTTGAGAAACATGAgcacatatacatatttagacgtgaataaatgtttcataaatACTCATTAACTCCGGCATCACCCACACACTACTCCCCTTAATATAATCCAACAACCCTCAGAAGCAGAAGAAACATTCATGATTATCTTTCATTTGATTTGTGAGTCATGAGCAATTTGCAGGGGAAGGGCTAGGGACAAGTTCCCCACAGATTTTCTGTAACCCCAAATCCGTCCTTCCAAATGTACTActacatttataaaactatagattataatatgtaattatgtatgATGTGTActaagttgtaacttgtacccccagattgtacaatttaaaattcatatacatacattatttaattacaccAGATCAATCATGATTAACTATCAACTATTTATTGATgttctcatttcattttgatctattaaaattacatatgtattatgagTTAACGGGTATTATAACTCCCAGTAGTCATTTGAACTTTGAATGTTATCActacaaataattttcattttaaagttaaaaattacataactaGTCCTTATAATGGCCATCAAAAGTACTCTAAATTAttcatcacatttttttaaattgtaatttatacaatatacaaattctACGCAAcggatttatattcaaaataccaCCTCCCTCCTCCCAGTTTAAAAATCCTATCTGTACCCCTGCTACGAGTCAATAAAGCTCCAACTttactttgataaatataaattttaataatttggcaCGTACGCCAATACAGTGCAATCAAAATCCATTCTTTAAAGcctctaaataaatattcttcaaaatggaTGTGATTGACCTTTGAAGTCATAGATAAATACTATAAATCTCCTCACATTTCACAACCCTCGACGCTTTTatgtaactaatttatttattttcccccTCAAGACACATGAAATATGGTATACAACATCTCAAAATTAAAGTGTTCCCAATGCACACATGGATCGTCTCAAAATACAACTGGAATGTCTAAGTACATTATTAGTAGTGCTAACGATGTGAGAGCGActgatattgtacataatattctGTAACTAATTACCTAAATAAGAGTAGTAATATGTAAGCAATAATATATGAGTTGTTATTTAAGAGTGTTTAGAGACCCATAAATAACAACCTCCAAGGTCATAGTCATGATGCTTGATATAAAGACGAGTTCTTTAtatcaatgttttaaaaaaaactaaaaaaattgacaaagagagagtttgaaatgttaaaaaaatggcttGTTCACAATGCAAGCGAAGGAAGATCATTAGATAGGCTAGTAGATATTTTCGCTTggataataacatttaaaaatctaatGGCCAATGATGttacttttataaaagttgACAAAAGTAAGATTCGTGAAAGTGAAGACGTGTGTCTCCTATTTGATTGATACACAGTAATATATGACATAAGGGATCACTCTAGTTTTGTATAGTAGGAATGATGATACTTCTAAATTGTTATATGCGTTTAAATGTTGTTGAACAggtg
This window encodes:
- the LOC121124181 gene encoding dihydropyrimidinase-related protein 3, translated to MTPPLKKVPIHLQSAANRLLIKNGSIVNEDGVSQQDIYVEEGMIKLIGNHLIIPGGTRIIDAMGKMVLPGGIDMRVHFQSPNASTQTIDDYYRGTKAAINDGTTTVVDCVVPSEDETLIESLKKWKAWAEEKSCCDYAFKIKLNSLNESKKVEMESLVKEHGVNAFFVSMKDAEGGDAFLIDAMETCTKLGALLQVQCESRELIAFNEKKVIEKGIKGPEGYSLVHSEFTETEGTMRATTLSSQLNFPLYVANIMSPEAAKIVASKKQKGSIIFGETLTAGIGASGDEYRSKSWRHAAAHVCSPPLRCGASDDLCQGLADGSLDVIASQHSTFNYKQKALGKNDFREIPEGVNGAESRMSLLWDKCVKNGSMTPCQFVAVTSSTPAKILNLYPDKGCIAVGSDADIVIWDPEQVKINSAQTHLLKTDFNIFEGIETKGSAEFVVCGGRIMLEDGNLRVMQGYGKYLPCNPFPSIVFDKLKERESQLNLNFEPVERSVEDMNALPPKLNGIQDEDDNEEDIPGPPTPVQTHPAPVPSQHESNFNLNSHPNNPDVDVGQAPANPRAPTVRVREPPGGQSCGGFW
- the LOC121124180 gene encoding uncharacterized protein is translated as MWFILSILLLYGQLSMARDSNDPIKPCKLCTRDKMEHPNCYKNGIYSQLAFPSFNNSFVKDVSVLISVQKYNKSSCSVEVHNSERQTEREWTLEPFYVFGNISSPNKFNLKSKGNPPQEGTYTILFADNQSLSFDVYYPFIIDKDPIIQLNTSQNYLRIPKNIQSCLLRSKRNATDPRLITTICNEFELRPCFRNEVDISMVDKSFEFINITFNSSLILPLNVTIKCLLDAKVPMKGLDFFVEMRILYDPPNKYARMKGIRLSGYGFDVTILIISVFVIVFWINAMVLLMRRRRPNRFLDFKTKQSRINFFSNKKRCDKLDKAIRNIKTFPGWAKERYFDIARIEFGQELGRGMFGVVKRGKLSDGPYRKWDVAMKESSEDRDEDLLAEGKIMSVVGYHDHIVNLQCVSWNMRGNFYLILEYCHNGCIIDLLQREANNFLPQNPSNSFYSVETLLIWSRQISSGMEFLDSKNVIHGDLAGRNILLSLEYAAKISDFGLSHTLYQDFNYKKLTKMMLPIIWMGPETLKKGTITKKSDVWAFGILLWEIFTLGKRPYEGFSDEQIQAQISQGICSLQKPQLCPDDLWHLISSCWRLEPAQRPNFQYLKNTIDKLIDNGSNQQREIEEGIKSMKKRFFDNPGYMMTQV
- the LOC121124182 gene encoding dihydropyrimidinase; this encodes MNEQPHVKKVPLHLQSSQNRLIIKGGDVVNEDGIFRADVYIEDRLITKVGQNLDIPGGTKVIDATGRLVMPGGIDTHTHFEMPFMGTKSIDDFYTGTKAALAGGTTMVIDFVIPAKGESLIEAYNKWRTKADGRVCCDYSLHMAVTHWNEDVRHEMSKICSDTFGINSFKMFMAYKDIFMLTNDEMLECMKTCRAVGGLAQVHAENGEAIAENQQRILAKGITGPEGHPLSRPEDIETEAVFRACTLANQVKCPLYVVHVMGKPAAETIIRHRNRGAVVFGEPIAASLACDGQHYYHSCWRHAAGYVLSPPLREDPSTPAFLMDLLTRGELDCTGTDHCTFNSKQKAMGLHDFTKIPNGVNGVEERMSIIWENGVYGGNMSPERFVAVTSTTAAKIFNIYPQKGVIAPGSDADIVIWDPNTVKTVSAETHQYNVDFNIFEGMTLHGIPETVICGGKIVNSPEEGLRVCTGSGRFIPNAPYSPYVYNKVQEADERRNSEEVPVQRTKEDMFIDESKCQEKEMIVKRPSIDLGGHPDVEKETGNRPAIDAKPQIRIRNPPGGRSSIMF